The Prunus persica cultivar Lovell chromosome G8, Prunus_persica_NCBIv2, whole genome shotgun sequence genome includes a region encoding these proteins:
- the LOC18768114 gene encoding 3'-hydroxy-N-methyl-(S)-coclaurine 4'-O-methyltransferase 2: MTLLELSSALRCDPSPPYRIMRVLVHLKIFKNKPATQLGPKVYAQTPLSKRLLKSGQNSMAAFILLENSPVMLAPWHVLSTRIKGNIRNSVFEEVHGEDIWSFGAANPDHNKLFNEAMACDARVVVSAMTESCIEVFEGIETIVDVGGGDGTTLRLLVEACPWIQGINFDLPHVVPVAQECDRIENVGGDMFDCVPKADAVIIKSVLQDWGDDECIRILKKCREAIAEDKGKVIIVEAVIDEKDEKEDIKLTNVRLMLDMVMMAYTNTGKERTLKEWEYVLEEAGFSRHTITPIHAVCSVIQAFP, encoded by the exons ATGACACTCCTAGAGCTATCATCTGCTCTAAGATGTGATCCTTCTCCCCCTTACCGCATCATGAGGGTCCTAGTCCAcctcaaaatattcaaaaataaGCCAGCAACCCAATTAGGCCCCAAAGTTTATGCACAAACACCTTTGTCCAAACGGCTATTGAAATCCGGACAAAACAGCATGGCTGCTTTCATTTTGCTAGAGAATAGCCCAGTAATGCTGGCACCGTGGCATGTCCTCAGTACCCGAATCAAAGGTAATATTAGAAATTCAGTGTTTGAGGAAGTACATGGTGAGGACATATGGAGCTTTGGCGCAGCCAATCCTGATCACAACAAGCTTTTCAATGAAGCAATGGCTTGTGATGCAAGGGTGGTTGTGTCTGCAATGACTGAAAGTTGTATAGAGGTGTTCGAAGGGATTGAGACAATTGTAGATGTGGGCGGGGGTGATGGGACTACTTTGCGCTTGTTGGTTGAGGCATGTCCTTGGATTCAAGGCATCAACTTTGATCTTCCTCATGTTGTGCCTGTTGCTCAGGAGTGTGACCGCATTGAGAATGTTGGAGGTGACATGTTTGATTGTGTTCCAAAGGCTGATGCTGTAATTATTAAg TCGGTTCTTCAAGACTGGGGCGATGACGAGTGCATCCGTATCCTTAAGAAGTGCAGGGAAGCTATTGCGGAAGATAAAGGGAAGGTGATAATCGTAGAAGCGGTTATCGATGAAAAAGATGAGAAAGAGGACATCAAACTAACAAATGTGAGATTGATGCTAGACATGGTGATGATGGCCTATACAAACACAGGAAAAGAAAGGACCTTGAAGGAATGGGAATATGTTCTTGAGGAAGCTGGCTTCAGCCGACACACTATCACACCTATTCATGCTGTCTGTTCCGTTATTCAGGCTTTTCCTTAA